The segment GCCGGCTATCCGCTGGTTTTCAGCCGCTCCTTGTATCCTTCGCCCCAGGCCCACAGGGCGTCGAGCACGGGCTCGAGCGTCTTGCCCAGCTCGGTGAGCGAGTACTCCACGCGCGGGGGAACCTCGGCGTACACCTCGCGGTGAACGAGGCCCCGCGCTTCCATGGTACGGAGGTTCGAGGTGAGTACCTTCTGCGACACCTTGCCGATGGAGCGTTGCAGCTCCTTGAAGCGCATGGTGTCGTTGAGCACGAGGTCGCGCAGGATGAGCACC is part of the Berryella intestinalis genome and harbors:
- a CDS encoding winged helix-turn-helix transcriptional regulator: MGIAKNEAVLESLPPCPVETTLSLIGNKWQVLILRDLVLNDTMRFKELQRSIGKVSQKVLTSNLRTMEARGLVHREVYAEVPPRVEYSLTELGKTLEPVLDALWAWGEGYKERLKTSG